Proteins co-encoded in one Brassica oleracea var. oleracea cultivar TO1000 chromosome C4, BOL, whole genome shotgun sequence genomic window:
- the LOC106339936 gene encoding floral homeotic protein APETALA 3-like → MARGKIQIKRIENQTNRQVTYSKRRNGLFKKAHELTVLCDARVSIIMFSSSNKLHEFISPNTTTKEILDLYQTVSDVDVWNAHYERMQETKRKLLETNRNLRTQIKQRLGECLDEFDIQELCSLEEEMENTFKLVRERKFKSLGNQIETTKKKNKSQQDIQKNLIHELELRAEDPHYGLVDNGGDYDSVLGYQLRFHQNHHHHYPNHALHEASASDIITFHLLE, encoded by the exons ATGGCGAGAGGGAAGATCCAGATCAAGAGGATAGAGAACCAGACCAACCGACAAGTGACGTATTCAAAGAGAAGAAATGGTTTGTTCAAGAAAGCTCACGAGCTCACGGTCTTGTGTGACGCTAGGGTTTCGATTATCATGTTCTCTAGCTCCAACAAGCTTCATGAGTTTATCAGCCCTAACACCAC AACGAAGGAGATCTTAGATCTGTACCAAACAGTTTCTGATGTTGATGTTTGGAACGCTCACTATGAG AGAATGCAAGAAACCAAGAGGAAACTGCTGGAGACAAATAGAAATCTTCGGACTCAGATTAA ACAGAGGCTAGGCGAGTGTTTGGACGAATTTGATATTCAGGAGCTGTGTAGTCTTGAGGAAGAAATGGAAAACACTTTCAAACTCGTTCGCGAGCGCAAG TTTAAATCGCTTGGGAATCAAATCGAGACCACCAAGAAAAAG AACAAGAGCCAGCAAGACATACAAAAGAATCTCATACATGAGCTG GAACTAAGAGCAGAAGATCCTCATTATGGACTAGTAGACAATGGAGGAGACTACGATTCCGTTCTTGGATATCAACTTCGTTTCCATCAGAACCATCACCACCATTATCCCAACCATGCCCTTCATGAAGCATCTGCCTCTGACATCATTACCTTCCACCTTCTCGAATAA